From Aspergillus fumigatus Af293 chromosome 3, whole genome shotgun sequence, a single genomic window includes:
- a CDS encoding F-box/WD repeat-containing protein, which yields MPRESVNIPARRRPSLSVKTRPRNATLSTAHPFALEHDVWNGSLCADEDHHDDGDVVEETNHFPEPVTKRRAAKSFSSLRHPMDGLRALGRRLSVTIRHKSSRHAPHLHAYEGVGAEVHGSQDTSGCGEPGLGQSWCKGYNRNRRPSLTYETALQTFYAPVASVPAPVPGRGLEPPILPDSIYAGAAARAAAAAQNELARAEREYIKSIDMKVTRDSESGIDIDLHDRSELSEVDLAIVRIDPVTYLPPEIMSLTLSYLDPESLMQAELVSRAWREQASSRHTWRQVFRRAYGHRHPSGVASKKRQSAGLGKSIPNQEWKKMFLVRRALDHRWKEGKAAAIYLHGHTDSVYCVQFDEDKIITGSRDRTIRVWDAHYPWPCRKIIGPPPGEISSIGQVNNPTQQSSGKPPFLTICPPPTLAAGIVTPIDQSSDYHSASILCLQFDEEIMVTGSSDYTCIVWDIKNDYRPIRRLEGHRAGVLDVCFDDRYIVSCSKDTTICVWDRQTGALVKKLLGHRGPVNAVQLRGDLVVSASGDGVAKLWNITSGLCVREFSSKDRGLACVEFSDDARTILTGGNDQSIYQFDANTAEMVRELKGHAGLVRSLHLDSMNQRIVSGSYDMSVKVFDAQTGELSIDLPGWTTSWMLSVKSDYRRIVATSQDSRAVIMDFGYGLDGIELLEE from the exons ATGCCACGAGAATCGGTTAATATTCCCGCGCGACGTCGCCCCTCGCTCTCTGTTAAGACTCGCCCTCGCAATGCCACACTGTCAACAGCACACCCGTTCGCGTTGGAACATGATGTCTGGAATGGGTCACTCTGTGCCGATGAAGACCACCATGACGATGGGGACGTTGTGGAAGAGACGAATCATTTCCCTGAACCTGTTACCAAACGCCGTGCTGCAAAGAGCTTCTCCAGTCTGCGGCACCCCATGGATGGCTTGCGCGCTCTGGGCCGTCGCCTTTCTGTGACTATCCGCCACAAGTCATCCAGACATGCTCCTCATCTCCATGCTTACGAGGGCGTCGGTGCTGAGGTCCATGGATCTCAGGACACCAGTGGGTGTGGAGAACCCGGATTAGGGCAGTCTTGGTGCAAGGGCTACAACCGCAACCGCCGCCCTTCTCTTACTTACGAAACTGCCTTGCAGACGTTCTACGCACCTGTTGCATCAGTTCCGGCCCCTGTCCCCGGTCGTGGACTTGAACCTCCGATTCTTCCAGACAGTATTTACGCCGGGGCCGCCGCTCGagccgctgcagctgcacAAAATGAATTGGCGAGGGCGGAACGAGAGTATATCAAATCAATCGATATGAAAGTCACTAGGGATTCGGAGAGCGGCATTGACATTGATCTGCACGATCGCTCGGAATTATCCGAAGTGGACCTAGCTATTGTCCGCATTGATCCCGTGACCTACCTGCCACCTGAGATCATGTCGCTGACTCTATCGTATCTTGACCCCGAGTCTCTGATGCAGGCTGAACTGGTTTCTCGTGCTTGGCGAGAgcaggcttcttctcggcacACCTGGAGGCAGGTATTTCGTCGTGCGTACGGACACCGCCACCCCAGCGGTGTCGCCTCCAAGAAGAGGCAGTCGGCTGGCTTGGGAAAGTCAATCCCGAATCAGgagtggaagaagatgttCCTCGTCCGTCGTGCTCTCGATCACCGATGGAAGGAGGGGAAAGCGGCCGCAATCTATCTGCACGGCCATACGGACAGCGTCTATTGTGTTCAGTTCGATGA AGACAAAATCATCACTGGTTCTCGTGATCGAACTATCCGAGTGTGGGATGCTCATTACCCGTGGCCGTGCCGTAAGATCATTGGTCCTCCCCCGGGCGAGATTTCGAGCATTGGGCAGGTCAACAACCCGACTCAGCAGTCGTCGGGCAAGCCTCCTTTTCTCACCATCTGTCCTCCTCCTACCCTCGCGGCAGGGATTGTGACTCCCATTGACCAGAGCTCCGACTACCACAGTGCTTCCATCCTTTGCCTTCAGTTTGACGAAGAGATCATGGTCACTGGGTCGTCTGACTACACCTGTATTGTCTGGGACATCAAGAACGATTACCGACCAATCCGTCGTCTGGAGGGCCATAGAGCTGGCGTGCTAGACGTGTGCTTTGATGATCGGTATATCGTATCCTGCTCCAAGGACACAACCATTTGCGTGTGGGATCGGCAGACAGGCGCGCTGGTAAAGAAGCTTCTCGGCCATCGTGGACCCGTGAACGCTGTTCAGCTCCGGGGCGATCTTGTTGTGTCGGCAAGCGGGGACGGAGTAGCCAAACTCTGGAACATCACCTCGGGTCTTTGTGTCAGGGAATTCTCCAGTAAGGACCGTGGACTAGCCTGTGTGGAGTTCAGTGATGACGCGCGCACCATTCTCACCGGTGGAAATGACCAGTCGATCTACCAGTTCGACGCAAACACTGCGGAGATGGTCCGTGAGCTCAAAGGACATGCCGGTCTTGTGCGGTCACTCCATCTGGACAGCATGAACCAGCGGATTGTCAGCGGCAGCTATGACATGAGCGTCAAGGTCTTCGACGCCCAGACCGGCGAGCTCTCTATTGACTTGCCTGGCTGGACCACCAGCTGGATGTTGAGTGTGAAGTCGGACTATCGACGCATCGTTGCCACCAGCCAGGATTCCCGAGCTGTCATTATGGATTTCGGCTATGGCCTGGATGGCATCGAGTTGTTGGAAGAGTGA
- a CDS encoding asparaginase has protein sequence MSIGKDDDYVVSYRGEVVENRHKVHASVVDATGKQHFHVGDPSRITLARSAAKPAQALAILETGAFEQFDLDDADLALMCASHSSEERHITRARNMLAKAQVKEDDLRCGGHPALHGHNPTAVCNNCSGKHIGMLAATKAVDADIATYHEPTHPLQLRVKRVFEEFLEAEDVRWSIDGCNLPAPAIPLHCLGRVYATLASSADQMEKNTSVPARTQELNRIFHAMTQYPELVGGDGRFCTVLMRAFQGGLVGKVGADGCYGIGIRASEQTAHLGATGAVGISLKIEDGNINILYSVIMEVFEQLQIRPPEPCSELADFHRPSVVNTAGIVTGRVIPAFKLRAASSSASHTSGNLP, from the exons atGAGTATCGGAAAAGATGATGACTATGTTGTGTCGTATAGAGGTGAAGTGGTTGAAAACCGACACAAGGTCCACGCTTCAGTTGTTGACGCAACAGGGAAACAACACTTTCATGTTGGTGACCCATCACGAATCACATTAGCTCGCTCCGCAGCAAAGCCAGCCCAGGCGCTTGCTATACTCGAAACGGGTGCCTTTGAGCAGTTCGATCTCGACGATGCAGACCTGGCATTAATGTGCGCGTCACACAGCAGCGAGGAAAGGCATATCACCAGGGCGCGCAATATGCTGGCCAAAGCCCAAGTCAAGGAAGACGATCTTCGCTGTGGTGGTCATCCGGCTTT GCATGGCCACAATCCCACTGCAGTATGCAACAATTGCTCAGGCAAACATATCGGGATGCTTGCTGCTACCAAGGCCGTCGATGCGGACATAGCAACTTATCACGAGCCAACGCATCCGCTACAGTTACGAGTGAAGCGCGTGTTTGAAGAGTTTctggaagctgaagacgTGAGATGGTCCATTGATGGGTGCAACCTTCCAGCACCCGCCATTCCTCTCCACTGTCTGGGAAGGGTATACGCCACGCTTGCCTCGTCGGCGGACCAAATGGAGAAGAACACCTCGGTGCCAGCGAGAACTCAAGAACTGAACCGAATCTTTCATGCGATGACTCAGTACCCAGAGCTGGTCGGTGGTGACGGTCGATTCTGCACCGTGCTCATGCGCGCGTTTCAGGGAGGATTAGTTGGGAAGGTCGGGGCAGATGGCTGCTATGGGATCGGAATCCGGGCATCAGAGCAGACTGCACACCTTGGCGCAACAGGTGCAGTTGGAATTTCTCTGAAAATCGAGGATGGTAACATCAACATTCTGTATTCTGTAATTATGGAAGTTTTCGAACAACTCCAGATCAGACCGCCAGAACCATGCAGTGAGCTCGCCGATTTTCATCGTCCATCAGTCGTCAATACAGCTGGTATCGTCACGGGCCGTGTTATCCCTGCGTTCAAGCTGCGCGCGGCATCATCGAGCGCTTCACATACGTCGGGCAATTTGCCCTGA
- a CDS encoding sugar porter family MFS transporter — MADGGPKQEVAHVATADAPVEQRISDDNAMLETGHHEHINLNKNLSAKIKNPLADLTPSQVIRDVEEFANEHDLIDILPELKKGALVARDPEHFETVPDMTEAEITAIRDETEHKWRQPFALYFTIILCSIGAAVQGWDQTGSNGANLSFPVALGIPDTAELLDGSPNPDAEKNQWLVGIVNAGPYIASAAIGCWLSDPCNAFLGRRGAIFISAIFCVLTPIGSAVAQTWPQLFVTRLLLGLGMGLKASTVPIFCAENTPASVRGGLVMCWQLWTAFGIFLGFSANLAVKDTGDIAWRLQFGSAFIPAIPLLVGVYFCPESPRWYIKKGNMKGAFKSLCRLRNSRLQAARDLYYIYAQIKVEQEIAGEGNYLTRFVELFTIPRVRRATLASFVVMIAQQMCGINIVAFYSSTVFAQAGASNTEALFASWGFGLVNFLFAFPAVFTIDTFGRRTLLLFTFPQMAWTLLAAAFCFYIPEESKAHLACIALFVFLFAAFYSPGEGPVPFTYSAEVFPLSHREVGMSWAVATCLGWAAVLSITFPRMLAVMTPTGAFCFYAGLNVTALVMIFLWVPETKQRTLEELDYIFAVPTTKHMHYQCFKVLPWWIQRYIFRRDVKLEPLYKLDLTAHDEKVASREGGGQVISPNTEM, encoded by the exons ATGGCAGACGGAGGCCCAAAGCAGGAGGTTGCTCATGTCGCAACCGCTGATGCGCCTGTGGAGCAGCG CATCAGTGATGATAACGCGATGCTCGAAACTGGCCATCACGAGCACATCAATCTGAACAAGAATCTCTCTGCTAA GATCAAAAATCCCCTGGCCGACTTGACTCCTTCTCAGGTTATCCGCGATGTCGAGGAGTTTGCGAACGAGCATGACCTGATCGACATTCTCCcggagctgaagaaggggGCTCTCGTTGCGCGTGATCCTGAACATTTCGAGACAGTCCCAGATATGACTGAAGCGGAGATCACCGCGATTCGTGATGAAACCGAGCACAAATGGCGCCAGCCTTTTGCTCTGTACTTCACCATCATTCTTTGCTCCATCGGCGCCGCTGTCCA AGGATGGGACCAGACTGGTAGTAACG GTGCCAATCTTTCCTTCCCTGTCGCTCTCGGTATTCCTGACACCGCCGAACTTCTGGATGGAAGTCCCAACCCTGACGCTGAGAAGAATCAGTGGTTGGTTGGTATCGTAAATGC AGGCCCGTACATTGCCAGTGCCGCCATTGGGTGTTGGCTATCCGACCCCTGCAACGCTTTCCTCGGCCGTCGTGGTGCAATCTTCATCTCTGCGATCTTCTGCGTACTTACCCCTATTGGCAGCGCTGTAGCTCAGACTTGGCCCCAGCTCTTTGTCactcgtcttctcctcggcctcggcaTGGGCCTGAAGGCTTCCACTGTTCCGATTTTCTGTGCAGAGAACACTCCTGCTTCCGTTCGCGGAGGCCTGGTTATGTGCTGGCAACTGTGGACCGCCTTTGGGATTTTCCTCGGTTTCTCTGCGAATCTGGCTGTCAAGGACACTGGTGATATTGCCTGGCGGTTGCAGTTTGGCTCTGCTTTCATTCCTGCCATCCCACTGCTTGTTGGCGTGTATTTCTGCCCCGAGTCCCCTCGTTGGTATATCAAGAAAGGTAATATGAAGGGTGCTTTCAAATCTCTCTGCCGACTGCGCAACTCCCGCCTGCAAGCTGCCCGCGACCTGTACTACATCTATGCGCAGATCAAGGTGGAGCAAGAGATCGCTGGAGAGGGCAACTATCTTACCCGTTTCGTCGAATTGTTCACCATCCCACGAGTCCGCCGCGCCACCCTCGCTTCGTTTGTCGTCATGATTGCTCAGCAGATGTGCGGAATAAACATTGTCGCGTTCTATTCCTCGACGGTTTTCGCTCAAGCGGGTGCCAGCAATACCGAAGCCCTTTTTGCCTCTTGGGGCTTCGGTCTGGTCAACTTCCTTTTCGCTTTCCCCGCAGTGTTCACCATCGACACTTTTGGACGTCgcacccttcttcttttcactTTCCCTCAGATGGCTTGGACTCTGCTCGCAGCTGCCTTCTGCTTTTATATTCCGGAGGAATCCAAAGCTCATCTGGCATGTATCGCACTCTTCGTGTTCCTGTTTGCGGCATTCTACTCTCCGGGCGAAGGACCCGTTCCATTCACTTATTCTGCAGAGgttttccctctctcccaTCGTG AGGTTGGAATGTCTTGGGCGGTCGCTACTTGCCTTGGCTGGGCTGCAGTTTTGTCCATCACGTTCCCACGCATGCTAGCTGTGATGACCCCCACTGGCGCCTTTTGTTTCTATGC CGGGCTCAATGTCACAGCTCTGGTCATGATTTTTCTCTGGGTGCCTGAGACGAAGCAGCGCACCCTGGAGGAACTTGATTATATCTTTGCGGTCCCCACCACAAAGCACATGCATTACCAGTGCTTCAAGGTCCTCCCTTGGTGGATCCAGCGTTACATCTTCCGTCGTGATGTTAAGCTTGAGCCTTTGTACAAGCTAGATCTGACCGCTCACGACGAGAAGGTAGCGAGCAGAGAGGGCGGTGGACAGGTCATCTCACCCAACACTGAGATGTAA
- the pgmA gene encoding phosphoglucomutase PGM2, with the protein MSVQTVSIQPFTDQKPGTSGLRKKVKVFQQPHYSEAFVTSILLSIPEGAEGAFLVIGGDGRYYNPEVIQKIAKISAAYGVKKLLIGQNGILSTPAASNLIRVRKATGGILLTASHNPGGPNADFGIKYNLCNGAPAPESVTNKIYETSKSLTSYKIAEIPDVDTSTIGTKTYGPLEVEIVHSTSDYLKMLKEIFDFDLIKEFLSTHKDFKVLFDGMHGVTGPYGVDIFVKELGLPQDSTMNCVPSPDFNGGHPDPNLVYAHELVEAVDKKGIHFGAASDGDGDRNMIYGANTFVSPGDSLAIIAHHAKLIPWFQKQGVYGLARSMPTSGAVDLVAKAQGLQSYEVPTGWKFFCNLFDNKKISICGEESFGTGSNHIREKDGVWAIVAWLNIIAGVAKQKPNETPSIASIQNEFWQTYGRTFFTRYDYENVDSDAANKLIANLSEKINNKDSFVGSTVSGRKVADAGNFAYTDLDGSVTKNQGLYVKFDDGSRLVVRLSGTGSSGATIRLYIEKYESDKSKFGMNTQDYLKDNVALAMSLLKFKEYIGREDPDVKT; encoded by the exons ATGTCGGTCCAGACGGTCTCCATTCAGCCTTTCACCGACCAGAAGCCAGGAAC CTCTGGTCTTCgcaagaaggtcaaggtcttccagCAGCCCCACTACTCCGAAGCTTTCGTCACCAGCATCCTGCTCTCCATCCCTGAGGGTGCTGAGGGAGCTTTCCTTGTCATCGGTGGTGATGGTCGCTATTACAACCCCGAGGTTATCCAGAAGATTGCCAAGATCAGTGCTGCCTACGGCGTCAAGAAGCTCCTGATCGGCCAGAATGGCATTCTCAGTACCCCCGCCGCCAGCAACCTGATCCGTGTGCGAAAGGCTACCGGTGGTATTCTGCTGACGGCCAGTCACAATCCTGGTG GACCCAATGCCGATTTCGGTATCAAGTACAACTTGTGCAATGGTGCCCCCGCTCCCGAGTCCGTCACCAACAAGATCTACGAAACCTCCAAGTCACTCACTTCCTATAAGATCGCCGAAATTCCCGATGTCGACACCTCCACCATTGGCACCAAGACCTATGGTCCCTTGGAGGTCGAGATCGTTCACTCCACCTCCGATTACCTCAAGAtgctgaaggagatctttGACTTTGATCTGATCAAGGAGTTCCTCAGCACCCACAAGGACTTCAAGGTGCTGTTTGACGGTATGCACGGTGTGACTGGTCCCTATGGTGTGGACATCttcgtcaaggagctgggTCTGCCCCAAGACAGCACCATGAACTGCGTCCCCAGCCCTGACTTCAACGGCGGCCACCCTGACCCCAACCTGGTCTACGCCCATGAGCTGGTAGAGGCCGTAGATAAGAAAGGCATTCACTTTGGTGCTGCCAGCGACGGTGACGGTGACCGCAACATGATCTACGGTGCCAACACCTTCGTCTCCCCTGGTGACAGCTTGGCCATCATTGCGCACCACGCCAAACTTATCCCCTGGTTCCAGAAGCAGGGTGTCTATGGCTTGGCGCGGTCCATGCCCACCTCCGGGGCCGTAGATCTGGTCGCCAAGGCCCAGGGTCTGCAGAGCTATGAGGTCCCCACCGGCTGGAAGTTCTTCTGCAACCTCTTTGATAACAAGAAGATCTCCATCTGCGGTGAGGAGAGTTTCGGAACTGGCAGCAATCACATCCGTGAGAAGGACGGTGTCTGGGCCATTGTCGCCTGGCTGAACATCATCGCCGGTGTCGCCAAGCAGAAGCCCAACGAGACCCCCAGCATTGCCTCGATCCAGAACGAGTTCTGGCAGACGTACGGCCGCACGTTCTTCACGCGCTACGACTACGAGAATGTGGACAGCGACGCTGCCAACAAGCTGATTGCCAACCTGTccgagaagatcaacaacaaGGACTCGTTCGTGGGCAGCACCGTGTCCGGCCGCAAGGTGGCCGACGCGGGCAACTTTGCCTACACCGACCTGGACGGCAGCGTGACCAAGAACCAAGGTCTGTATGTCAAGTTCGACGACGGCAGCCGCCTTGTGGTCCGCCTCTCCGGCACAGGCAGCAGCGGTGCTACCATTCGTCTGTATATTGAGAAGTATGAGAGCGACAAGAGCAAGTTTGGCATGAACACTCAGGACTACCTCAAGGACAACGTGGCCCTTGCTATGTCTCTGTTGAAGTTCAAGGAGTACATCGGCCGGGAGGACCCTGATGTCAAGACTTaa
- a CDS encoding Gfo/Idh/MocA family oxidoreductase: MKEPTTEHNLPSRPSKGRSLRFLVIGAGSRGNAYARAVTTSTPACIHAVAEPHAFKRAEFGRKYIWGEKGRPADGQEFSDWREWLEWETARRKQQSRGPDGGGGGVDGVFVCTLDETHVEIVTALAPLGLHILCEKPLALSLGDCLAVYKALSPGPRASGANGIASSSSPSSSGGAKIFSIGHVLRYSPHNILLRKLLLLDRVIGDIVSLEHTEPVGWWHFAHSYVRGNWRRATALGDGSLLTKSCHDIDFIMWLLSSPPEYVQGKGEGSTQPQPQPHHHHHPRSITSTGTLTQFRRARKPPAAGPATNCLSCPAERECIYSAVRIYRDLHLSRGDTGWPVKIVVPDIEDVLRSAAGDSEAATAEAEAHLLARLREDYSRGAMSDEEIARRPWYGRCVYEADNNVCDDQVVTITWDDEDEDEDEDKDEANPHAARRRAKTAVFHMISPTEKQCERRGRVYGTRGEITYDSRTISIYDFATRSTTTIEVPKQPPEEEEAHGGGDYGLARSFVRAVDAVENEGWDVLRAQAHFIGCTLEEAVRSHAVVFAAEEARREEKVVRWKEWWAEKLTAAGIA; the protein is encoded by the coding sequence ATGAAAGAACCTACAACGGAACACAACCTCCCCTCCAGACCCTCAAAAGGGCGTAGCCTCCGTTTCCTGGTCATCGGCGCCGGCTCCCGCGGCAATGCCTACGCCCGCGCCGTAACAACCAGCACCCCCGCATGCATCCACGCCGTCGCCGAACCGCACGCCTTCAAGCGCGCCGAATTCGGCCGGAAGTATATCTGGGGCGAGAAGGGGCGGCCAGCCGACGGCCAGGAGTTTAGCGATTGGAGGGAATGGTTGGAGTGGGAGACGGCGCGGCGAAAGCAGCAGTCGCGCGGGCCAGatgggggagggggaggggtggACGGTGTTTTCGTCTGCACGCTTGACGAAACACACGTCGAGATTGTGACGGCCCTCGCGCCGTTGGGGCTGCATATCCTCTGTGAGAAGCCGCTGGCCCTGTCGCTTGGGGATTGCCTGGCTGTTTATAAAGCACTGTCGCCAGGCCCTCGCGCCAGCGGTGCAAATGGCAttgcctcctcctcctccccctcctcctccggcggggccaagatcttctccatcggCCACGTCCTCCGGTACAGCCCGCAtaacatcctcctccgcaagctcctcctcctcgaccgcGTCATCGGCGACATCGTCTCCCTGGAGCACACCGAGCCGGTAGGCTGGTGGCATTTCGCACACAGCTACGTCCGGGGTAACTGGCGGCGCGCGACGGCCCTTGGCGACGGCTCTCTGCTTACCAAGTCCTGCCATGATATCGACTTCATCATGTGGTTACTCTCATCCCCGCCGGAGTATGTGCAGGGGAAGGGGGAGGGAAGCacgcagccgcagccgcagccgcaccaccaccaccacccgCGCAGCATCACCTCCACCGGTACGCTGACTCAATTCCGGCGCGCCCGCAAACCACCTGCCGCCGGCCCAGCAACAAACTGTCTCTCCTGCCCGGCCGAGCGGGAATGCATCTACAGTGCTGTGCGCATCTACCGCGACCTGCACCTGTCCCGCGGCGACACCGGGTGGCCCGTGAAGATCGTGGTGCCGGATATCGAGGATGTGTTGCGCTCGGCCGCCGGGGACAGCGAGGCCGCAACGGCGGAAGCCGAGGCGCATCTCCTGGCCCGCCTGCGCGAGGACTACTCCCGCGGGGCGATGAGCGACGAGGAAATCGCTCGGCGGCCATGGTACGGCCGGTGTGTCTACGAGGCGGACAATAACGTCTGCGACGATCAGGTCGTGACGATTACgtgggatgatgaggatgaggacgaggacgaggacaaggacgaggCCAACCCGCACGCGGCGAGGCGACGCGCCAAAACCGCCGTCTTCCATATGATTTCTCCAACCGAGAAACAGTGCGAGCGCCGCGGGAGGGTCTACGGGACGCGCGGCGAGATCACCTACGACAGCCGGACCATCTCCATCTATGATTTCGCGACCCGCTCAACGACCACCATCGAGGTGCCCAAGCAGCcgccggaggaggaggaggcgcaCGGCGGAGGCGACTACGGGCTGGCGCGCAGCTTTGTGCGTGCTGTCGATGCCGTCGAGAACGAGGGCTGGGATGTGCTGCGCGCCCAAGCTCATTTCATCGGCTGTACCCTCGAAGAAGCAGTTCGCAGCCATGCTGTGGTCTTTGCAGCCGAAGAGGCCAGGCGGGAGGAAAAGGTCGTGAGGTGGAAAGAGTGGTGGGCCGAAAAGCTTACTGCGGCTGGCATCGCATGA
- the eb1 gene encoding microtubule-binding protein BIM1, whose translation MVLKQRERVHVIGRGGSLAPGRAVGFEDRSKTILSLLLTKLPHHGRIKLNLTKIEQCGTGAALCQIFDSIFMDVPMSRVKFNVNTEYAYLQNFKILQNTFTRHQIEKPIPVQQLSKCRMQDNLEFLQWTKKYWDQHYPGGDYDAVGRRKGSGAPAPSATGTRSGASSSAGATRRGATPTTGAVRPRVSAAAGGASTAALQQEIATQKEAIAGLEKERDFYFAKLRDIELLLQNAIEADPELEKDEDSLVKHIQGILYSTEEGFEIPAEAEVGDELETF comes from the exons ATGGTTTTGAAGCAAAGGGAGAGGGTGCATGTGATTGGCCGGGGGGGCTCCTTAGCGCCAGGCAGAGCCGTGGGTTTCGAAGACAGAAGCAAAACAATCCTgtctctactcc TGACAAAATTACCCCACCATGGGAGAATCAAG CTGAATTTGACCAAGATTGAACAGTGCGGAACCGG GGCCGCTCTGTGCCAGATTTTTGATTCGATATTTA TGGATGTTCCCATGTCGCGTGTCAAGTTCAATGTCAACACCGAATACGCCTATCTCCAGAATTTCAAGATCCTTCAGA ATACATTCACCCGCCACCAGATTGAGAAGCCAATCCCGGTCCAGCAACTCTCAAAATGTCGCATGCAGGATAACCTCGAATTTCTCCAGTGGACCAAGAAATACTGGGACCAGCACTACCCCGGGGGCGACTACGATGCTGTCGGCCGCCGGAAGGGTTCTGGCGCTCCAGCCCCTTCTGCCACTGGTACTCGCTCTGGTGCGTCGTCTTCGGCGGGAGCTACCCGGAGAGGAGCTACTCCTACAACCGGCGCTGTTCGCCCTCGGGTTTCCGCAGCCGCCGGAGGAGCCAGCACTGCTGCACTGCAGCAGGAGATTGCCACACAGAAGGAGGCTATTGCTGGCCTGGAGAAGGAGCGCGACTTCTACTTTGCTAAGCTCCGGGATATCGAACTGCTGCTACAGAATGCCATCGAGGCCGACCCGGAACtggagaaggatgaagaCTCCCTGGTGAAGCATATCCAGGGCATCCTGTACTCGACAGAG GAAGGGTTTGAGATCCCAGCTGAAGCGGAGGTCGGCGATGAGCTGGAGACATTCTAG
- a CDS encoding oligoribonuclease: MGVCYRIMNTQDNITLDFDTAFLSTMWKLLPLRVWQSNHLFLNPNHQIAIRSRSTASNYRMPLERSTDPLVWIDCEMTGLNPETDTILQICCYITDANLNLLDPEGFETIIHHDRSVLDSMSPWCVDTHGRTGLTAAVLASTTNSTTAAESLLAYIQRYVPHPRTALLAGNSVHADKMFLAKEPYKAVLEWLHYRILDVSAFKEAARRWGGETLLREVPPKKEVHLAREDILESIEEMRFYKERLFREYS, encoded by the exons ATGGGGGTTTGCTATAGAATTATGAACACGCAGGACAATATAACACTGGACTTTGACACTGCATTTTTGT CTACAATGTGGAAACTTCTTCCACTCCGCGTCTGGCAGTCGAACCATCTTTTTTTAAATCCGAATCATCAGATCGCTATTCGAAGCAGGAGCACCGCTAGCAATTACAGGATGCCGCTCGAACGCTCTACAGACCCGCTGGTTTGGATAGACTGCGAG ATGACTGGTCTCAACCCCGAGACAGACACCATCCTCCAGATCTGCTGTTACATAACCGACGCcaacctcaacctcctcGACCCAGAAGGCTTCGAAACCATCATCCACCACGACCGCTCCGTCCTCGACTCCATGTCGCCGTGGTGCGTCGACACCCACGGTCGCACGGGGCTCACTGCCGCAGTCCTCGCATCCACGACCAATTCCACTACCGCCGCCGAATCCTTGCTCGCCTACATCCAACGATACGTGCCTCATCCTCGCACGGCGCTGCTGGCGGGGAACAGCGTGCACGCTGACAAGATGTTCCTCGCGAAGGAACCGTATAAGGCTGTGCTGGAGTGGCTGCATTATCGGATTCTCGATGTGAGTGCGTTCAAGGAGGCGGCGAGGCGGTGGGGGGGTGAGACATTGTTAAGGGAGGTGCCGCCCAAGAAGGAGGTGCATCTGGCCAGGGAGGATATCTTGGAGAGtatcgaggagatgaggttCTATAAGGAAAGGTTGTTTAGGGAGTACTCATAG